A portion of the Simkania negevensis Z genome contains these proteins:
- a CDS encoding S1C family serine protease, which translates to MKSFLLASLFCLFNLGLFAASPFVDVATLACFSTVLVHAGEQKECGFIVRGDGLVMTLYHNVKGAASIQVRLPDRTWAKAHLFFGDLESDVALLKLEARDLVPLPLTTTFQIGEWALSAGIPFHKGVTVKKGIVASVEEKNGKDFLLVDFPFNPGDYGGPLLNLEGKVIGMQFANTTTHDVFGVIIPTETLLDIALKWGVFL; encoded by the coding sequence ATGAAAAGCTTTCTCCTCGCCTCTCTATTCTGCCTATTTAATCTAGGACTATTTGCCGCTTCTCCCTTTGTTGACGTGGCAACATTGGCCTGTTTTTCAACTGTCTTAGTACATGCTGGAGAGCAAAAAGAGTGTGGATTTATTGTGCGAGGAGATGGACTCGTGATGACTCTTTATCACAATGTGAAAGGGGCTGCTTCAATTCAAGTACGTTTGCCAGACCGTACTTGGGCAAAAGCTCACCTTTTTTTTGGAGATTTGGAATCAGATGTCGCTCTTCTAAAGCTTGAGGCACGTGACTTAGTCCCTTTGCCACTCACTACGACTTTTCAAATTGGTGAGTGGGCTCTAAGTGCAGGAATTCCCTTTCACAAAGGGGTCACTGTAAAAAAAGGGATTGTGGCATCGGTCGAAGAAAAAAATGGCAAAGACTTTTTGCTTGTTGATTTTCCTTTCAATCCTGGTGATTACGGTGGCCCTCTTTTAAACTTAGAGGGAAAGGTGATCGGAATGCAATTTGCCAATACGACAACCCATGACGTGTTTGGCGTGATCATTCCAACTGAAACTTTGTTAGACATTGCTCTCAAATGGGGAGTATTTCTATAA
- a CDS encoding Do family serine endopeptidase: protein MKRWISGLLLTLIFIAPLEAKAGKIPAAYQPERYPSQEMGTGKQFSRPFIDAAKKATPSVVYIQAEGVSDGGQDPFEFFNDDFFNKFFGAPPNRRRAPQPQLSQGSGFIVSPNGYILTNYHVVRGAQRITVLLHNGMKREVSATFVGGDDRTDVAMIKIDEQIEGEFPYLELGNSDAVEVGEWVLAIGNPFQLEATVTAGIISAKGRQNLQITDLEDFLQTDAAINPGNSGGPLVDLDGNVIGMNTAIVSRSGGYMGIGFAIPSNMLKNIKEQLIEKGSVSRGFLGVSLQPIDRDLAEAFNLKKAEGALVVDVVDGSAADKAGLKQGDIITHVNGNEVKSPANLRNDLMLLKPNTKVTLTVNRNGQILAIPVILGTYGESTYSSSTTSSAVLGLTVDNLTQDHIKAYGLQPTEKGVIIMEVHPNSPAARIGLKVGMIVMAVNHQEVNNVKDFNETVAAIGPNQRILLLVKQGSMVRFYSLKTTK from the coding sequence ATGAAAAGATGGATTAGTGGACTACTCTTAACTCTCATATTTATTGCACCTCTTGAAGCAAAAGCTGGGAAAATTCCCGCGGCCTATCAGCCTGAGCGTTATCCATCACAAGAGATGGGAACAGGAAAACAATTTTCTCGTCCTTTTATCGATGCTGCAAAAAAAGCCACTCCTAGTGTCGTCTACATCCAAGCAGAAGGGGTTTCAGATGGAGGACAAGATCCTTTCGAATTTTTTAATGACGATTTCTTCAATAAGTTTTTTGGAGCTCCCCCAAATAGACGCCGCGCACCCCAACCTCAACTTAGTCAAGGATCAGGTTTTATCGTTTCTCCTAATGGATACATTCTAACAAACTACCATGTGGTTCGTGGAGCACAAAGAATCACCGTTCTCTTGCACAATGGTATGAAAAGAGAAGTTTCTGCGACCTTTGTCGGAGGAGACGACCGTACTGATGTCGCAATGATCAAAATCGATGAGCAGATTGAGGGAGAATTTCCCTATCTAGAGCTTGGGAACTCAGATGCAGTCGAAGTTGGTGAGTGGGTCCTAGCAATTGGGAATCCCTTCCAGCTAGAAGCTACAGTTACAGCTGGAATCATCAGCGCAAAAGGACGCCAAAATCTCCAAATCACCGACCTCGAAGACTTTCTTCAGACTGATGCAGCGATAAACCCAGGAAATTCAGGTGGCCCCTTAGTTGATCTAGATGGAAACGTCATTGGAATGAATACGGCAATCGTTTCTCGATCAGGGGGTTACATGGGAATCGGATTTGCCATTCCAAGTAACATGCTAAAAAATATCAAGGAACAGCTCATTGAAAAAGGATCTGTTTCACGAGGATTTTTAGGTGTTTCACTTCAACCGATTGATCGGGACTTAGCAGAAGCCTTTAATTTGAAAAAAGCTGAAGGAGCTCTAGTTGTCGATGTTGTCGATGGATCTGCTGCTGACAAAGCAGGACTGAAACAAGGAGACATCATCACGCATGTGAACGGCAACGAGGTGAAAAGTCCTGCAAACTTACGTAACGATTTGATGCTTTTAAAACCGAATACTAAAGTGACTCTGACTGTAAATCGAAATGGTCAAATTCTCGCGATTCCAGTTATTCTTGGAACCTATGGTGAAAGTACCTACTCATCAAGCACAACTTCTTCTGCAGTTCTCGGGCTCACTGTTGACAACCTTACTCAAGATCACATTAAGGCATACGGACTCCAACCGACCGAAAAAGGTGTGATCATTATGGAAGTGCATCCCAATTCTCCTGCAGCTCGCATTGGGCTCAAGGTAGGAATGATTGTGATGGCTGTCAACCATCAAGAAGTGAACAATGTGAAAGACTTTAACGAAACCGTTGCAGCGATCGGTCCAAACCAACGTATCCTCTTGCTTGTGAAGCAAGGATCAATGGTGCGGTTTTACTCGTTAAAAACGACGAAATAA